The proteins below are encoded in one region of Ascochyta rabiei chromosome 9, complete sequence:
- a CDS encoding ribosome-recycling factor: MSQTLTPRIGLRLSSRGPLAVSARVIESPCRNLCAFHASTPLCAPRTLRSFSKFPPLWKKAGKASKSHAKTDSSPPVGQAGAPTPTDEIYDMAELESSILKAIEKLTHDLGQLRSGGRLNPDIVESLKVQLGTAGHGKETVRLGDIAQVVPRGRVLNVICGDDAHIKPITTAIAASPHSLTPLAPEQSNPLTIQVPLPPPTGDTRRDAIEAAKRAAEKAEAMLQRARQEHNKLVRKYEVNREVRPDDVQKARKRMEEVVKKGHDEVKRITDGAKRVLESQ; this comes from the exons ATGTCGCAAACACTAACACCACGCATAGGACTCCGCTTGAGCTCGAGAGGCCCGCTGGCTGTCTCTGCGCGAGTAATTGAGTCGCCATGCCGCAACCT CTGTGCTTTCCACGCTTCCACGCCACTATGCGCCCCTAGGACGCTGCGAAGCTTCTCCAAGTTCCCGCCGCTGTGGAAGAAGGCCGGCAAAGCCAGCAAGTCGCACGCAAAGACTGACTCGAGCCCGCCCGTTGGCCAGGCCGGCGCACCCACGCCCACGGACGAGATCTATGACATGGCAGAGCTCGAGTCGTCGATCCTGAAGGCGATTGAGAAACTCACACACGACCTTGGTCAGCTGAGAAGCGGGGGGCGGCTGAACCCGGACATTGTCGAGAGCTTGAAGGTCCAGCTCGGCACGGCAGGACACGGCAAGGAGACGGTGCGGCTGGGCGACATTGCACAGGTGGTCCCGAGAGGGAGAGTCCTGAACGTCATTTGTGGAGACGATGCA CACATCAAGCCCATAACCACCGCCATTGCCGCCTCGCCTCACTCGCTCACCCCACTCGCGCCTGAGCAGAGCAATCCGCTCACCATCCAGGTGCCTCTCCCACCACCGACCGGCGACACGCGACGCGACGCCATCGAAGCCGCGAAGAGGGCGGCCGAGAAGGCCGAGGCCATGCTGCAGCGCGCACGACAGGAGCACAACAAGCTCGTCAGGAAATATGAGGTCAACAGGGAGGTGCGTCCGGACGACGTCCAGAAGGCGAGGAAGCGCATGGAGGAGGTGGTCAAGAAGGGACATGACGAGGTCAAGCGCATTACAGACGGAGCGAAAAGGGTGCTGGAGAGCCAGTAG